In Acidobacteriota bacterium, one genomic interval encodes:
- the mpl gene encoding UDP-N-acetylmuramate:L-alanyl-gamma-D-glutamyl-meso-diaminopimelate ligase yields the protein MGHKHFHLIGVCGTAMGSLAGMLKSQGHRVTGSDKAFYPPMGDELKRLGVETHEGFDAANLEPNPDLIVVGNATSRGNPEIEYALDHKLRCASMPEVIREQFIRGKHSTVVTGTHGKTTTTSLMAWVLEVGGLDPSFLVGGVAENFGASFKVSNSNHFVIEGDEYDTAYWDKGPKFLHYLPDLVILNNIEYDHADIYPSLDAVKKVFRLLVNLIPSGGRLIAGWDSQVVREIVEKPIEPQGVWCPVETFGVEHPDAKWAAREIEFLPDVTKFRALREGREWLDVQTPLAGMFNIRNCLAAIAAAETMGIERAAVAEALATFKSVKRRMQVRGVVNGVTVIDDFAHHPTAIRETLLGTQQKYPDRRIVAIFEPRSWTTRKKVFQKVYPQSFAPADYVVIAPLFESFRVAAEEQLSVDELIEDLRSAGKEAFSIEGADAIVKHLTPHLRPDDVVVVMSNGGFGGIHEKLLAELAK from the coding sequence ATGGGGCACAAACATTTTCACTTGATTGGCGTTTGCGGCACGGCGATGGGGTCGCTGGCCGGAATGCTGAAATCGCAGGGGCATCGCGTCACCGGGTCGGACAAAGCCTTTTATCCGCCGATGGGCGATGAACTGAAACGGTTGGGCGTTGAAACGCACGAAGGCTTCGACGCCGCCAACCTCGAACCCAATCCCGACTTGATTGTTGTCGGCAATGCCACCTCGCGCGGCAACCCGGAAATCGAATACGCGCTGGACCACAAACTGCGCTGCGCTTCGATGCCCGAAGTCATCCGCGAACAATTCATTCGCGGCAAACATTCGACGGTCGTCACCGGGACGCACGGCAAAACGACGACGACTTCACTAATGGCCTGGGTCTTGGAAGTCGGCGGACTCGATCCCAGCTTTTTGGTCGGCGGTGTGGCGGAAAACTTCGGCGCAAGTTTCAAAGTCTCGAATTCAAACCACTTTGTCATCGAAGGCGATGAGTACGACACGGCGTATTGGGACAAAGGGCCGAAGTTTCTGCACTACCTGCCCGACCTGGTGATCCTGAACAACATCGAATACGACCACGCGGACATTTATCCTTCGCTGGACGCGGTCAAAAAGGTGTTCCGTTTGCTGGTGAATTTGATTCCCTCCGGTGGACGATTGATTGCCGGGTGGGATTCCCAGGTTGTGCGCGAGATCGTGGAAAAGCCGATTGAACCGCAAGGCGTCTGGTGTCCCGTGGAAACCTTTGGCGTTGAACACCCGGATGCCAAATGGGCGGCGCGCGAAATTGAGTTTTTGCCTGACGTGACGAAATTCCGCGCCTTGCGCGAAGGCCGCGAATGGCTGGATGTGCAGACTCCGCTGGCCGGGATGTTCAACATTCGCAATTGTTTGGCGGCAATTGCAGCGGCGGAAACCATGGGCATTGAACGCGCCGCCGTGGCCGAAGCGCTGGCCACGTTCAAAAGCGTCAAACGCCGCATGCAGGTTCGCGGCGTGGTCAACGGCGTGACGGTGATTGATGATTTTGCGCATCACCCGACGGCGATTCGAGAAACCCTGCTCGGCACGCAGCAGAAATATCCCGACCGGCGCATCGTCGCCATCTTTGAGCCGCGTTCGTGGACGACGCGCAAAAAGGTCTTCCAGAAAGTTTATCCGCAGTCCTTCGCTCCGGCGGATTACGTGGTGATCGCGCCGCTGTTCGAATCCTTCCGCGTCGCCGCCGAAGAACAGCTTTCCGTGGATGAACTAATCGAAGATTTGCGCTCCGCCGGCAAAGAAGCCTTTTCCATCGAAGGCGCGGATGCCATTGTCAAACATCTGACGCCGCATCTCAGGCCGGATGACGTTGTTGTCGTGATGTCCAATGGCGGTTTCGGCGGCATACACGAAAAACTGTTAGCTGAGTTGGCGAAGTAA